A genomic segment from Desulforegula conservatrix Mb1Pa encodes:
- a CDS encoding helix-turn-helix domain-containing protein, whose protein sequence is MNKTYRRIQAAKVTLDILEYLSGCKEPVTGADVARMTGLPLGTVLCHLATQEDAGYITSIGDRYKISMKLALFWARMKSSKESDRERIDQDLRHLGA, encoded by the coding sequence ATGAACAAGACGTACCGGCGCATACAGGCGGCAAAAGTAACTCTCGATATCCTTGAATACCTTTCAGGATGCAAGGAACCGGTAACAGGAGCCGATGTCGCCAGAATGACAGGCCTGCCGCTTGGAACAGTTCTTTGTCATTTGGCAACCCAGGAAGACGCCGGATACATCACAAGTATAGGTGACCGCTACAAAATCAGCATGAAATTAGCCCTATTCTGGGCGCGGATGAAGTCTTCGAAGGAATCTGATCGTGAACGTATCGATCAGGATCTGAGGCATTTAGGAGCTTAA
- a CDS encoding transglycosylase SLT domain-containing protein has protein sequence MTIDIKRPTAWCKKVSVQFKIRILEIALMLVTNPDWLMACIAFESAETFSPSIKNAAGSGAVGLIQFMSKTAIALKTTVEALGAMTAEKQLDYVKKYFEPHKGRLNTLEDVYMAILWPSAIGKPIDHVLFRRDDPAAPKRYIQNKGLDWNKDGVITKAEAAEQVKMKLDKGLMDRYIG, from the coding sequence ATGACCATAGACATCAAAAGACCCACAGCCTGGTGCAAGAAGGTCAGCGTTCAGTTTAAGATAAGGATTCTTGAAATCGCCCTGATGCTCGTCACTAATCCCGACTGGCTCATGGCCTGTATAGCATTCGAATCGGCTGAAACATTCTCGCCTTCAATCAAAAACGCGGCAGGAAGCGGAGCTGTAGGGTTGATTCAGTTTATGTCAAAGACAGCGATAGCTCTTAAAACGACTGTAGAGGCCTTAGGGGCTATGACCGCTGAAAAGCAGCTGGACTATGTCAAAAAATATTTCGAGCCACATAAGGGCCGCTTGAACACTCTGGAAGACGTTTACATGGCCATACTTTGGCCTTCCGCCATCGGAAAGCCAATAGACCATGTTCTTTTCAGGAGAGATGATCCCGCTGCGCCCAAAAGGTATATTCAAAACAAGGGTCTGGACTGGAACAAGGATGGTGTGATCACAAAGGCCGAGGCAGCCGAGCAGGTCAAAATGAAGCTCGATAAGGGGTTGATGGATAGGTATATCGGTTAG
- a CDS encoding DUF2528 family protein yields MIKKYKIDYDWKAEVRVEIDHDIATEEKLKEINDFWIGAEDRVRQEGSVLNAVLKMLTRTCLLLQIEKGYNTVGIIEEFDWDTSNGGIEGWPKMDGSFGFKLLRVDNLDFDETDMTISEI; encoded by the coding sequence ATGATTAAAAAATACAAAATTGATTACGATTGGAAAGCCGAGGTTCGCGTTGAGATCGACCATGACATCGCTACTGAAGAAAAGTTGAAAGAGATTAACGATTTCTGGATTGGAGCTGAAGATCGAGTACGCCAAGAAGGGAGCGTGCTGAATGCAGTATTGAAGATGTTAACCCGCACCTGCTTATTATTGCAGATAGAAAAAGGGTATAACACGGTAGGCATTATCGAGGAATTCGACTGGGACACAAGCAATGGCGGAATTGAAGGATGGCCAAAAATGGATGGATCTTTCGGCTTTAAACTGTTGCGTGTTGACAATCTTGATTTTGATGAAACTGACATGACCATTTCTGAAATCTAA
- a CDS encoding phage protein GemA/Gp16 family protein, translating into MKPAEIKASSTKQRQLIALARNQIGIDETDYRSMLQNRYQKKSSTELTFSEADELLDEFVKKGFVIKTDKRRYLKRPAGKIKMPRKPGQNVVVLASPAELEKFNALAGLVKWRVENGCEKWMKKFLGIETVKTCEDVYRAIEGLKKLISNGMKKEHGKDWWLMDFVDTAMCEFISEHLPAEYKDFKVPALVRLGYWDK; encoded by the coding sequence ATGAAACCTGCGGAAATCAAGGCATCAAGCACAAAACAAAGACAGCTGATTGCGCTTGCAAGAAATCAGATCGGCATTGATGAGACTGACTACAGATCAATGCTTCAGAATCGTTATCAAAAGAAATCATCCACTGAGCTTACTTTCAGCGAGGCAGACGAACTCCTTGATGAATTTGTCAAAAAGGGATTCGTGATCAAGACCGACAAGCGCAGATATCTAAAAAGGCCAGCAGGCAAAATAAAAATGCCAAGAAAGCCTGGTCAGAACGTGGTTGTGTTGGCAAGCCCTGCGGAGCTTGAAAAGTTCAACGCTCTGGCCGGTCTTGTCAAATGGAGGGTCGAAAATGGGTGCGAAAAGTGGATGAAGAAGTTTCTCGGTATTGAGACGGTCAAGACCTGTGAAGACGTTTACAGAGCCATAGAAGGCCTCAAGAAGCTGATCAGCAACGGCATGAAGAAGGAACACGGCAAGGACTGGTGGCTGATGGATTTTGTGGATACTGCCATGTGTGAGTTCATATCAGAGCATCTGCCAGCCGAGTACAAGGATTTCAAAGTGCCTGCGCTTGTGAGGCTTGGGTATTGGGATAAATGA
- a CDS encoding ExeA family protein, which translates to MIVLKRLISEAGVIQKELARRVGVGRRVMGNLLRAGEWPSEPSAGKIRSGVTEIIESNPAMSEWLKDKGFKIEDVFSADEEALRSKFRHRKPRGFKLTKPAQGLRSADPEVIEPREDTDMLTRQAMKHFQILRNPFVNDVNEKRDIYLSSEHRFLLDMMKDAARYAGFCAMIGGVGSGKSCMRKAAAGDLREEGISIVFPMIVDKSRITPASLIDAIIMDISDEQPKRSLEWKTRQALRLLKARANGGMRQVLMIEEAQMLDKKALKSLKQIYELEDGFQKLIGIILIGQPELGNMLNEVENAEIREVIRRITVCRIDGLGKELPDYLNHKLSRVGKKSVDIIAPDAFDAIHQRLMRRRDGKLVNNSNPLSVNNLVIRAMNLAAETGEPLVTADVILNS; encoded by the coding sequence ATGATAGTGCTAAAGCGGCTAATCAGTGAGGCAGGCGTAATCCAGAAGGAACTGGCCAGGCGTGTGGGTGTGGGCAGGAGGGTTATGGGTAATCTGCTCAGGGCTGGCGAGTGGCCGTCCGAACCCAGCGCAGGCAAGATCAGAAGCGGCGTTACCGAAATAATAGAATCGAATCCGGCCATGTCGGAATGGCTAAAGGATAAAGGGTTTAAAATTGAAGACGTTTTCAGTGCCGATGAAGAAGCACTCCGGAGCAAATTCAGACACAGAAAACCAAGAGGTTTCAAACTAACAAAACCGGCTCAGGGGCTGAGATCAGCTGATCCTGAAGTCATAGAGCCAAGGGAGGACACGGATATGCTGACACGCCAGGCAATGAAGCATTTCCAGATTTTACGCAATCCGTTTGTGAATGACGTCAATGAAAAGCGGGATATCTACCTGTCGTCGGAACACAGGTTTCTGCTGGACATGATGAAGGACGCGGCCAGATATGCCGGTTTTTGCGCGATGATAGGTGGAGTCGGAAGCGGTAAAAGCTGCATGAGAAAGGCTGCTGCGGGAGATCTGAGGGAAGAAGGAATAAGCATCGTATTTCCGATGATCGTGGACAAATCCCGCATCACTCCAGCCAGCCTGATAGACGCCATAATTATGGACATATCGGATGAGCAGCCGAAGCGATCTCTGGAATGGAAAACACGTCAGGCTCTGAGGCTTCTCAAGGCAAGGGCAAATGGCGGAATGCGTCAGGTGCTGATGATCGAGGAAGCCCAGATGCTGGACAAGAAGGCACTTAAATCTCTGAAGCAGATATACGAGCTTGAAGATGGATTCCAGAAGCTCATCGGCATAATCCTGATAGGCCAGCCAGAGCTGGGAAATATGCTGAATGAGGTGGAGAACGCAGAAATCAGGGAGGTTATCAGGCGCATTACAGTGTGTAGAATTGACGGTCTTGGCAAGGAACTCCCTGATTACCTGAATCACAAATTAAGCCGTGTGGGCAAAAAATCAGTCGACATCATTGCCCCTGATGCTTTTGACGCCATTCACCAGAGGCTGATGAGGCGCAGAGACGGAAAACTTGTCAATAACAGCAACCCTTTAAGCGTGAACAATCTTGTGATCAGGGCAATGAATCTCGCGGCTGAGACAGGAGAACCCTTGGTCACTGCGGATGTCATATTGAATTCATAA
- a CDS encoding DDE-type integrase/transposase/recombinase, whose amino-acid sequence MVDRLKSAPYGTKQAVMTDYSKLTGLSIQQLHVIAKKNGYDPGRKKRSDAGKSVVTDDFLRWIAGRMETGKRQKKGVIMPVEQALLDAEMLGIIEPGTISVSRLNALLRERGLNAAALDAPDPHCDMRSLHPNHVHLWDSSVCIQYYLRGGKKLEIMDERQFYKNKPENFLKVKTRLTRYVLVDHYSHAIWVKYYLEAGESAAVVFDFLCSAWAPKKDQRLPFRGVSFVCLADKGSANVSKSVQGFLERLGVTFPDGKPYSARRQGSVERAHQIIETLFESRLAFSPADDLNTLNEWALDFCVWVNSKKRHTRHKMFRTDCWLKIKKEQLRELPDMDIVQMCFREPERDCKVNGNYTIRLKNNWYRIKDIPGIIPGRSHVKAIIKPMEWPDLTISHEGIEYRFSPIKRDDAGFFEDAAVIGESFKAVPESITQKEKKIIENLAFGEDHKKGAVPFAGSGTLGRLAESVDRINMPRTGTPIILDKSNVEDREEPIMQLFVRLKGLGQISKNLNAGLRARYGNTIKSSELERVLEAYEAGLLTPDGEIMGGVDDSAKAANQ is encoded by the coding sequence ATGGTAGATCGCCTGAAATCGGCTCCATATGGCACGAAACAGGCGGTAATGACGGATTACTCTAAACTGACCGGCCTGTCTATACAGCAGCTTCATGTCATAGCCAAGAAGAACGGGTATGATCCGGGCAGAAAAAAAAGATCGGATGCAGGTAAAAGCGTGGTCACAGATGATTTTTTGAGATGGATAGCAGGTCGCATGGAAACGGGGAAACGCCAGAAAAAAGGAGTTATCATGCCGGTTGAACAGGCCCTCCTGGATGCGGAAATGCTCGGAATAATCGAGCCAGGGACGATATCCGTATCAAGGCTTAATGCCTTGCTCAGGGAAAGAGGGCTGAACGCTGCCGCCCTTGATGCGCCTGATCCTCATTGTGACATGAGATCTCTCCATCCGAATCATGTGCATCTGTGGGATTCATCTGTGTGCATTCAGTATTACCTGAGGGGCGGAAAGAAGCTTGAGATCATGGATGAGCGGCAATTCTACAAGAACAAGCCGGAAAATTTCCTGAAAGTCAAGACCAGGCTCACCAGATACGTTCTTGTAGATCATTATTCCCATGCGATCTGGGTGAAATATTACCTTGAAGCCGGAGAATCCGCAGCAGTGGTGTTTGACTTTCTATGTTCGGCGTGGGCCCCGAAAAAAGACCAGAGACTGCCATTCCGTGGTGTTTCATTTGTATGCCTTGCGGATAAAGGCTCCGCTAACGTCAGTAAATCGGTTCAGGGCTTTCTGGAAAGGTTGGGCGTAACATTTCCTGATGGAAAACCCTACTCGGCAAGGCGACAGGGATCAGTGGAGAGGGCACATCAGATTATTGAGACTCTGTTCGAATCAAGACTGGCTTTCAGCCCTGCCGATGACCTGAACACCCTGAATGAGTGGGCTCTTGATTTCTGTGTGTGGGTAAACTCGAAGAAACGCCACACAAGACATAAAATGTTCCGCACTGACTGCTGGTTGAAAATTAAAAAAGAACAGCTCAGGGAACTGCCGGATATGGATATTGTTCAGATGTGTTTCCGTGAGCCAGAGAGAGACTGCAAGGTAAACGGCAACTACACGATACGCCTGAAAAACAACTGGTACAGAATCAAGGATATTCCTGGAATCATTCCGGGTAGGAGCCATGTCAAGGCGATCATAAAGCCTATGGAATGGCCTGATCTGACGATCTCTCATGAAGGGATAGAATATCGTTTCAGCCCGATTAAAAGAGATGACGCGGGCTTTTTTGAAGATGCGGCTGTCATTGGCGAATCATTCAAGGCTGTTCCTGAATCCATAACGCAGAAAGAAAAGAAGATCATAGAAAATCTGGCATTTGGTGAAGATCACAAAAAAGGAGCCGTTCCTTTTGCCGGATCGGGGACTCTGGGCAGACTGGCAGAGTCGGTTGACAGAATAAACATGCCCCGCACAGGCACTCCCATTATTCTTGATAAATCAAATGTCGAAGACCGTGAAGAGCCTATTATGCAGCTGTTTGTAAGGCTTAAGGGACTTGGGCAGATATCAAAGAATCTTAATGCCGGGCTCAGGGCCAGATACGGAAACACGATCAAAAGCTCAGAACTTGAAAGGGTTCTGGAGGCTTATGAGGCAGGATTATTGACCCCTGACGGAGAGATTATGGGAGGTGTGGATGATAGTGCTAAAGCGGCTAATCAGTGA
- a CDS encoding DUF3164 family protein: MLEINSKAIPEGYMQNSLGHLVPVETISDIDKARNELVMDLVARAKIVQSVMTEFKGSAMGDIQAFVELSAEKYGANLGGKKGNVLLTSFDGRYRVQRSMSEYIIFDERLQVAKSLIDECIHEWTDGARVEIKALVEHAFKTDAEGRVSTGRILGLKSISIDHPKWRQAMLAITDSMQIAGTKAYVRLYERVGDDDRWEPISLDMAGL, encoded by the coding sequence ATGCTGGAAATTAATTCAAAAGCAATACCCGAAGGATACATGCAGAACAGCCTGGGGCATCTTGTTCCGGTTGAGACAATATCAGACATAGATAAGGCAAGAAACGAGCTTGTGATGGATCTGGTGGCGCGTGCCAAGATAGTTCAGTCAGTAATGACGGAATTCAAAGGCAGCGCGATGGGAGATATCCAGGCATTTGTTGAGCTGTCTGCCGAAAAATACGGCGCTAACCTGGGCGGCAAAAAAGGAAACGTACTCCTGACCAGCTTTGACGGCAGATACCGCGTTCAAAGATCCATGAGCGAGTACATCATTTTCGATGAAAGGCTCCAGGTGGCGAAAAGTCTGATTGATGAATGCATCCACGAATGGACTGACGGAGCAAGAGTGGAAATAAAGGCTCTGGTGGAGCACGCATTCAAGACAGATGCCGAAGGCAGGGTTTCGACAGGCAGAATACTGGGTCTGAAAAGCATCAGTATTGACCATCCAAAGTGGAGGCAGGCAATGCTTGCGATAACGGACTCAATGCAAATCGCAGGCACAAAAGCATATGTCAGGCTGTATGAGCGGGTCGGTGATGATGACAGGTGGGAGCCGATATCACTGGATATGGCGGGTTTGTAG
- a CDS encoding Mu transposase C-terminal domain-containing protein, translating into MKARIIKHRIWKGEVRVMGKIYADKRMKDLEGEHVAVGYDPRDDSRVWLALDNGRGLMARKVIKRQYN; encoded by the coding sequence ATGAAGGCCAGGATCATCAAACACAGAATCTGGAAGGGAGAAGTCAGGGTAATGGGGAAAATCTACGCTGATAAACGAATGAAGGATCTTGAAGGAGAGCATGTGGCTGTGGGGTATGATCCGCGTGATGATTCCAGGGTGTGGTTAGCACTGGATAATGGACGCGGGCTGATGGCAAGGAAAGTTATCAAAAGACAATATAACTGA